The following coding sequences lie in one Pungitius pungitius chromosome 18, fPunPun2.1, whole genome shotgun sequence genomic window:
- the st6galnac4 gene encoding alpha-N-acetyl-neuraminyl-2,3-beta-galactosyl-1,3-N-acetyl-galactosaminide alpha-2,6-sialyltransferase codes for MSLDMRYQMFHWLCLLSLSLSLPLLFWFGHVMTRAGLSLGLQRGGLRGYLRISPARVDQLLYMHCSQCALVSSSGQMLAAGAGEEIDKVGCVIRMNNAPTQGYEGDVGSRTSVRVVSHTSVPLLVKNERYYFQQSADTTYVFWGPERNMRQDGKGHVFNALWKVAQKYPKVQIYAVTTEKMQYCDGLFQNETGKNRMKTGAFLSTGFFTMILAIDMCDSIRVYGMIDDNYCSRANHSVVPYHYYERNRVDECRMYRFHEHTRRGGHRFITEKAIYAKWATRHNMEFRHPSWSL; via the exons ATGAGTCTTGATATGAGATATCAG ATGTTCCACTGGCTCTGCCTGCTGAGCCTGAGCTTGAGCCTCCCTCTGTTGTTCTGGTTTGGACACGTGATGACGCGCGCAGGTCTGTCGCTCggtctgcagaggggggggctcagggGTTACCTGAGGATCAGCCCGGCCAGGGTGGACCAG TTGCTCTACATGCACTGCAGCCAGTGTGCCTTGGTCTCCAGCTCGGGTCAGATGCTCGCAGCTGGCGCGGGAGAAGAGATTGACAAAGTCGGATGCGTGATCCGGATGAACAATGCACCCACACAAGGGTACGAGGGAGACGTCGGGAGCCGCACCAGCGTCCGGGTCGTCTCTCACACAAGCGTTCCCTTGTTGGTAAAAAATGAGCGCTACTACTTCCAGCAGTCGGCGGACACCACGTACGTGTTCTGGGGTCCGGAGAGGAACATGAGGCAGGACGGCAAAGGACACGTCTTCAACGCTCTCTGGAAAGTGGCACAGAAGTACCCGAAAGTCCAAATCTACGCGGTGACCACAGAGAAGATGCAGTACTGCGATGGTTTGTTTCAGAATGAAACGGGAAAAAACAG AATGAAGACGGGGGCGTTTCTCAGCACCGGATTCTTCACCATGATTCTGGCCATCGACATGTGCGACAGCATCCGCGTGTACGGAATGATCGACGACAACTACTGCAG CCGAGCCAATCACAGCGTCGTTCCCTACCACTACTACGAGAGGAACCGGGTCGATGAGTGCAGGATGTACAGGTTCCACGAGCACACGCGGCGCGGCGGCCATCGCTTCATCACGGAGAAGGCCATATACGCCAAGTGGGCTACGCGCCACAACATGGAGTTCAGACACCCCTCCTGGAGCCTGTGA
- the miga2 gene encoding mitoguardin 2, translating to MSLRQADGMSIAQALAMTVAEIPVFLYSTFGQSIFSQLKLTPNLKKVLFATALGSVALALTAHQLKRRGRKRKQVTQGKEDRKTVGIPEALMKPGRPSSFKRAPFTGRQAMSPSTRSNDTMSGISSLAPSKHSSSSHSLASTRVPNSPNQAANPSTPWETEPVAEESGAIEDANAENLYILGMELFEEALQKWEQALNIRHHPHSTSSNNSLALQGAACEDFPTVETHNNVFAEKLETLLHRAYHLQEDFGSTIPTDSVLADFESEGTLILPQVGSFHRRRDDDDATTVTSDESFFSAAELFDALSLDDVYQPHKPAALYEEALSLVRENKVSYRSLRTDLLECFGDQDFLAKLQCVRQAFQVLLLDESHRTFFMETGKQMIVGLMVKANKSPKGFLESYEDMLLYTKREETWPVTKMELEGRGVVCMNFFDIVLDFILMDSFEDLENPPSSVVAVLRNRWLSDSFKETALATACWSVLKAKRRLLMVPDGFISHFYAISEHVSPVLAFGFLGPRQHLSEVCTIFKQQILQYLKDMFDHDKVRFTSAQCLAEDILNLSHRRSEILLGYLGISSLLEVNGAPPTDPQGTCGPN from the exons ATGTCACTCCGACAAGCGGACGGGATGTCCATCGCCCAGGCTTTGGCCATGACCGTGGCAGAGATACCCGTCTTTCTGTATTCCACGTTTGGGCAG TCCATATTCTCCCAGCTGAAGCTCACCCCGAACTTGAAGAAGGTGCTGTTCGCCACGGCGCTGGGTAGCGTCGCCCTGGCTCTCACCGCTCATCAGCTGAAAAGGCGGGGGAGAAAAAGGAAGCAGGTGACGCAAGGGAAGGAGGACCGGAAGACGGTGGGAATACCGGAGGCGCTGATGAAGCCAGGGAGACCCTCGTCGTTTAAGAGAG CCCCGTTTACCGGCCGACAGGCGATGAGTCCCAGCACCCGGAGCAATGACACCATGAGTGGAATCTCCTCCCTGGCCCCCAGTAAACACTCAAGCTCCTCACACAGCCTGGCGTCG ACGCGGGTCCCAAACTCTCCGAATCAGGCAGCCAACCCATCCACACCCTGGGAAACGGAGCCCGTGGCGGAAGAGTCAGGGGCAATAGAGGATGCAAATGCAGAGAATCTCTACATATTGG GGATGGAGCTCTTTGAGGAAGCTCTGCAAAAGTGGGAACAGGCCCTGAATATCCGCCATCACCCCCACTCCACCTCCAGCAACAACAGCCTCGCCCTGCAGGGGGCGGCGTGTGAGGACTTTCCAACG gttgAAACCCATAATAACGTGTTTGCTGAGAAGTTGGAGACACTGCTGCACAGGGCGTACCACCTGCAGGAGGACTTTGGCAGTACTATCCCGACCGACAGCGTACTGGCGGATTTCG AGAGCGAAGGAACTCTTATCTTGCCGCAAGTGGGGAGTTTCCACAGGCGgcgggacgacgacgacgcgaCCACCGTTACCTCCGACGAGTCCTTCTTCTCAGCCGCAGAG CTGTTCGACGCCTTGTCTCTGGACGACGTCTACCAGCCGCACAAGCCGGCCGCTCTCTACGAGGAAGCCCTGTCGCTGGTCCGGGAGAACAAAGTGTCCTATCGGTCTCTGAG GACGGACTTACTTGAATGTTTTGGTGACCAAGACTTCCTGGCCAAGCTTCAATGTGTGAGACAAGCATTCCAG GTCCTGTTGTTGGATGAAAGTCATCGCACATTTTTCATGGAGACGGGGAAGCAAATGATTGTCGGGTTGATGGTGAAGGCCAATAAG AGTCCCAAAGGCTTCCTGGAGAGCTACGAGGACATGCTGCTTTACACCAAGAGGGAAGAAACGTGGCCCGTCACAAAGATGGAGCTGGAGGGTCGAGGG GTGGTGTGTATGAACTTTTTTGACATTGTTTTGGACTTCATCCTGATGGACTCGTTTGAAGACCTGGAgaatcctccctcctctgtggtCGCTGTGTTGAGGAACCGCTGGCTCTCTGACAGCTTTAAAGAAACa GCTCTGGCAACTGCTTGCTGGTCTGTCCTGAAAGCAAAGAGACGTCTTCTCATG GTCCCTGATGGTTTTATCTCCCACTTCTATGCCATATCGGAACACGTGAGCCCAGTTTTAGCTTTTGGGTTTTTGGGCCCCCGGCAGCACCTGAGTGAAGTGTGCACCATTTTCAAG CAACAAATCCTGCAGTACCTGAAGGATATGTTTGATCACGACAAAGTCCGCTTCACCTCGGCCCAGTGCCTGGCCGAGGACATCCTGAACCTTTCCCACCGCCGGAGTGAGATTTTACTGGGCTACCTGGGAATCAGCAGCCTTCTGGAGGTCAATGGAGCCCCGCCCACAGACCCACAGGGCACATGTGGGCCCAACTAA
- the dolpp1 gene encoding dolichyldiphosphatase 1, whose product MAMEEQCSAPSRWRSISLTHVEFPEGDLTGHVLAYFSLLPIAILVGFVTLIVFKRELHTISFFGGVILNEAVNWVLKHILREPRPCAGTHTTLHTEYGMPSSHSQLMWFFVVYFFLFLYLRMHQTNNARCVDLLWRHILSIILLGMALSVSYSRVYLLYHSWSQVFYGGVAGCTIAIIWFFITQEMLTPLFPKIAAWPISEYFLVRDTSLIPNILWFEYTVTRSEARNRQRKLGTKLQ is encoded by the exons ATGGCGATGGAAGAGCAGTGCTCGGCACCATCTCGATGGCGGTCCATATCCCTGACACACGTCGAGTTCCCGGAGG GCGATCTGACTGGACATGTGCTGGCCTACTTCAGTCTCTTACCCATCGCAATCCTGGTGGGTTTCGTTACACTCATCGTGTTTAAACGAGAGCTGCACACG ATTTCCTTCTTTGGTGGCGTAATCCTGAATGAGGCGGTGAACTGGGTGTTGAAGCACATTCTCAGAGAGCCGCGCCCATGCGCAG GAACTCATACCACCCTACACACAGAGTATGGGATGCCCTCCAGTCACTCCCAGCTTATGTGGTTCTTTGTTGtttacttctttcttttcctttatttaag AATGCATCAAACGAACAATGCTCGATGCGTGGATCTGTTGTGGAGACACATACTGTCAATCATCCTGTTGGGCATGGCCTTATCGGTGTCATACAGCAG gGTCTACCTGCTGTATCACAGCTGGAGCCAGGTCTTCTATGGCGGAGTGGCCGGATGTACGATTGCCATTATCTGGTTCTTTATCACACAAGAGATGCTGACACCATTATTCCCCAAAATAGCAGCGTG GCCAATATCAGAGTACTTCCTGGTGCGAGACACAAGTCTGATTCCCAACATCTTGTGGTTTGAGTATACTGTGACCAGGTCAGAGGCAAG gaaCAGACAACGAAAGCTTGGAACAAAACTTCAGTGA